The Amycolatopsis umgeniensis DNA segment CCGCTCATCGGGCCGCGGACCTGGGAGCACTACGAGGCCATCCGGCCGGCCTTCACGCTGGAGCTGAGCGCGTCGCAGCTGGCGGTGCTGGACGGCGCCGGGAGCTGAAGGGGCCCTTCACCGCATGCGACGCGGTGAAGGGAGCTTTCGCCGCATGGCATGCGGCGAAAGCTCCCCTTCACGTCACGCCAGTTTGCGGAAGAACGCCCGGAGGTCCCCGACCAGCAGATCCGGCGCGTCCTGGGTCGCCCAGTGGCTGCCGCGGTCGAATTCCTGCCACGAAACGATGTTCGCGTGGTCGCGTTCGGCGAAGCGTCGCAGCGGCCGGAAGTCGTAGGCGAAACTCGCCAGCCCGGTCGGCGCGGTCGTCGGCTCGGTCACGTGCTCGGTGTGCTTGTCCTCGTAGTAGAACCGCGCCGCCGAGGCCGCGGTGTTGGTGAGCCAGTACAGCGTGGCGTTGGTGAGCACGTGGTCGTCGCTCGTGCCCGACAGCAGTTGCGCGCTCCAGGCGAGCTGCCCGGTCGGTGAGTCGGCCAGCGCGTGCGCGAGGTTCTGCGGAGCGCTCTCCTGGAGCTTCGCGTAGCCGGACATGTCGTCGTTGAAGGTCTGGAGGAACTGCATGTACTCCAGTTCCTTCTCGGTCATGCCCTCGAACTCCGCCGGGTCCCCGCTCGGGAACGAGAACAGCTGCGTGACGTGCACCCCGACGACGTGCTCGGCATCGACGCGGCCGACCTCGGGAGCGACAAAGGAACCGGCGTCGTTCCCGTGCGTGCCGTAGCGCTCGTAGCCCAGCCGGCGCATCAGCTCGGCCCAAGCGCGGGCGGTGCGGTACCGGTTCCAGCCCTTCTCGCGAGTGGCGCCAGAGAAACCGAAGCCGGGCAGCGACGGGATGACCACGTGGAACGCGTCGGCCGCGTCGCCGCCGTGAGACCGAGGGTCGGTCAGCTGGTCGATCAGGTCGAGGTACTCGAAGACCGAGTTCGGCCACCCGTGCGTCAGGATCAGCGGGGTCGCGTCCGGTTCGGGCGAGCGGACGTGCAGGAAGTGCACGTTTTGCCCGTCGATCTCCGTCGTGAACTGCGGGTACTCGTTGAGCTTCGCCTCCCACTCCCGCCAGTCGTAGCCGTCACGCCAGTAGGCGACCAGGCGCTGCACGTAGTCGAGGGGCACGCCGTACTCCCAGCCCGGCGTGACCGGTCCACGCTGCACCCCGTCGGTGATCTGATCGGCGGGCAGTTCGTTCGCCCAGCGGACCCGCGCGAGGCGGTCGGCCAGATCGTCCAATTCGGACTGCGGGACGTCGATGCGGAAGGGTCTGATCTCGGTGTTCTCGTTCATGAGACCAAGGTAAGCTCTCATTAGGAACATCCCGTTCCTAATGGGAAGGCAGTCTCGAAAAATGTTGGAAACTTCGGCAAGACTGCTGAGCTTGCTCTCCCTTTTGCAGACTCCCCGTGACTGGACCGGCACTGAACTGGCAGAACGCCTCGAAGT contains these protein-coding regions:
- a CDS encoding epoxide hydrolase family protein, with the protein product MNENTEIRPFRIDVPQSELDDLADRLARVRWANELPADQITDGVQRGPVTPGWEYGVPLDYVQRLVAYWRDGYDWREWEAKLNEYPQFTTEIDGQNVHFLHVRSPEPDATPLILTHGWPNSVFEYLDLIDQLTDPRSHGGDAADAFHVVIPSLPGFGFSGATREKGWNRYRTARAWAELMRRLGYERYGTHGNDAGSFVAPEVGRVDAEHVVGVHVTQLFSFPSGDPAEFEGMTEKELEYMQFLQTFNDDMSGYAKLQESAPQNLAHALADSPTGQLAWSAQLLSGTSDDHVLTNATLYWLTNTAASAARFYYEDKHTEHVTEPTTAPTGLASFAYDFRPLRRFAERDHANIVSWQEFDRGSHWATQDAPDLLVGDLRAFFRKLA